Proteins from a single region of Larus michahellis chromosome 13, bLarMic1.1, whole genome shotgun sequence:
- the CMKLR1 gene encoding chemerin-like receptor 1 encodes MALSNLSNYLDDMDNYSDYPDYTYEETGSMWTDPSHDPKDVARILSVVIYTVSCVLGILGNGLVIAIITLKMKKSVNAIWFLNLAVADFLFNIFLPINIAYTAMRYNWIFGTVMCKLNSFLLILNMYTSVLLLTTISFDRYVSVVFPVWSQNHRSTNLAYLVCLIIWTIGIIMSCPSLVFRDTAQARNSVICFSNFSLSRNKSYQALALMRHRTVNITRFLAGYVLPITIITFCYIAIVFNLRRNRLAKSKKPFKIIVSIIVTFFLCWSPYHLLNLLETKPDMIPRSVFEISIPITTALAASNSCMNPVLYVFMGQDFKKFKVTILSRLVNALSEETGHSSIVHRSFSKMSSMTEKETTVL; translated from the coding sequence ATGGCACTTTCCAATTTGTCCAATTACTTGGATGATATGGATAACTACAGTGACTACCCAGATTACACCTATGAGGAGACCGGCAGCATGTGGACAGACCCGTCCCACGACCCGAAGGACGTTGCGAGGATCCTCTCCGTCGTCATCTACACTGTGTCCTGCGTGTTGGGCATCCTGGGGAATGGCCTCGTCATTGCAATCATAACCCTGAAGATGAAGAAGTCGGTCAATGCCATCTGGTTCCTCAACCTGGCCGTTGCCGACTTCCTCTTCAACATCTTCCTGCCCATAAACATTGCTTACACGGCCATGCGGTACAACTGGATCTTTGGGACAGTCATGTGCAAGTTGAACTCTTTCCTCCTGATCCTCAACATGTACACCAGTGTCCTTCTGCTCACCACCATCAGCTTTGATCGCTATGTGTCAGTGGTTTTTCCTGTCTGGTCTCAAAACCATCGGTCGACCAACCTAGCATATTTAGTTTGCTTGATTATCTGGACCATCGGCATCATTATGAGCTGCCCATCTCTTGTCTTCCGAGACACGGCACAAGCCCGCAACTCTGTGATTTGTTTTAGCAACTTTTCCCTCTCCAGGAATAAGTCTTATCAAGCCCTGGCACTAATGAGGCACCGAACAGTGAACATCACCAGGTTCCTCGCTGGGTACGTCCTTCCCATAACCATCATCACTTTCTGCTACATTGCCATCGTCTTCAACTTGCGTCGAAACCGCCTTGCCAAGTCCAAAAAGCCCTTCAAGATCATTGTCAGCATTATAGTCACCTTTTTCCTTTGCTGGAGTCCCTACCACCTTCTGAACCTCCTGGAAACAAAGCCCGACATGATCCCACGCTCTGTGTTTGAGATCAGCATCCCCATAACCACAGCGCTCGCTGCCTCCAACAGCTGCATGAACCCCGTCCTCTACGTCTTCATGGGCCAGGACTTTAAGAAGTTTAAGGTGACCATCCTTTCCAGATTGGTGAACGCCCTCAGTGAGGAGACGGGCCACTCCAGCATAGTTCACAGGAGCTTCTCCAAGATGTCTTCAATGACTGAGAAGGAGACGACAGTCCTCTAA